A DNA window from Sporosarcina sp. ANT_H38 contains the following coding sequences:
- a CDS encoding sodium/glutamate symporter — protein sequence MDFSPWVLFTDFGLISLLLLVGTIIRAKVKFIQQMFLPASIIAGLLALLFGPNGFGLLPFSNQMGVYPAILIAVIFGTLPLLSPRIDWNAIKTRVGSMWSYSQIAMVLMWGGGLLFALLLINPFWDVHDGFGLLLAAGFVGGHGTAAAIGATFAQNGWEEATSLAMTSATVGIMSAILIGIVFIKWGSSKGHTSFLASFKDLPDELRTGLIPPESRTKSETDTVSSISIDPYVFHLSIIIIIAMGGYYLSQLGAMLLPSVVIPAFSLAFLVGLFVKKILNSTDTDKYVSKDVVSRISGSATDILVAFGIGSISISVVLDYAVPLILLFVFGLVYAFLFFAIFSKKFFPQYWFEKGIFTWGWTTGTVAMGMALLRIVDPKSESKTLDDYSLAYIPIAPVEIMLVTFAPMLVLNSQGFVFVAITFAFAFVIYLMAIKNKWLNRKA from the coding sequence ATGGATTTTTCACCATGGGTTTTATTTACGGATTTCGGTTTGATATCACTGCTTCTGCTTGTAGGGACGATTATTCGAGCGAAGGTTAAGTTCATCCAGCAAATGTTTTTGCCGGCTAGTATCATTGCGGGGCTCCTGGCTTTGCTGTTTGGACCGAATGGTTTTGGTCTTTTGCCATTTTCAAATCAAATGGGAGTCTATCCGGCAATCTTGATAGCAGTCATCTTTGGAACACTGCCGTTACTGTCACCACGGATTGACTGGAATGCGATTAAGACAAGAGTCGGTAGCATGTGGTCGTACTCTCAAATTGCAATGGTATTAATGTGGGGTGGAGGATTGTTATTCGCGCTCCTACTGATTAATCCATTTTGGGATGTACATGACGGTTTCGGCTTGTTACTTGCAGCCGGCTTCGTAGGAGGACACGGAACTGCAGCGGCTATTGGTGCGACGTTTGCGCAAAATGGCTGGGAAGAAGCGACTTCATTAGCTATGACATCTGCCACTGTAGGGATTATGAGTGCCATACTAATAGGGATTGTCTTCATCAAATGGGGTTCATCAAAGGGGCATACGTCATTCCTCGCTTCGTTCAAAGATTTGCCAGATGAGCTTAGAACGGGATTAATCCCACCTGAATCGAGAACGAAGTCTGAAACAGATACGGTGTCGTCGATCTCGATTGATCCATACGTTTTTCACTTATCTATCATTATAATTATCGCCATGGGCGGTTATTATTTAAGTCAATTAGGTGCGATGCTATTACCAAGCGTTGTTATACCTGCATTTTCATTGGCGTTTCTTGTTGGATTGTTCGTGAAGAAGATATTAAATTCTACGGATACCGATAAGTATGTCAGTAAGGATGTTGTGTCGAGGATTAGTGGTAGTGCGACGGATATTCTCGTAGCATTCGGAATTGGTTCAATCAGTATTTCAGTTGTGCTTGATTACGCTGTTCCGTTAATTTTGTTATTTGTGTTTGGACTTGTGTATGCATTCTTATTCTTTGCGATTTTTTCGAAGAAGTTTTTCCCACAATACTGGTTTGAAAAAGGGATATTCACATGGGGCTGGACAACAGGAACGGTCGCTATGGGTATGGCGCTACTTAGAATCGTCGATCCGAAATCGGAAAGTAAGACGCTGGATGATTACAGCTTGGCCTATATACCAATTGCGCCGGTTGAAATTATGCTCGTTACATTCGCTCCGATGCTCGTATTGAACTCTCAAGGTTTTGTCTTTGTTGCTATCACATTTGCATTTGCATTCGTTATTTATCTGATGGCGATTAAAAATAAATGGTTGAATAGAAAAGCATAA
- a CDS encoding S-layer homology domain-containing protein: MLHKRKIKGPIKVGLIVAVLSMFGFGILNASANPISPSFTDVHNDFWAKDEVTQLVDLKIINGYPDKQFRPSLEVSRAQAANLITNALKLPFASYKPIFKDVSAKSSHLKGAMATYEAGIFLGKEDGTFGVGDSLTREQMATVIVRAFKLQDTGEEITFKDDYKISESHKLGVKVLAQHGITTGKEDGTFDPKTAVNRATYVVFLHRAMLQNGLIEKLPATVFTAPDTFGAFESVRQEQQFVEVPLSTSTKTYLRSNHIMQFAGEKTVKYAHATDIVFTYRISGFPSVTVKLTKRELPNGDYFLFNELRNPQNKPITVDVIQTEEGLSKAVLHEYSRFPIKKVFDETFGHDLMTYPTGIFEKIQTDGGVSQRMIGKSYRSTELNQKYPTGAESHTRELHQESEAFSGVKLGETQLSVYRLQSKGFDIVDQWLMSSGERLFEDRKQMDSWMLESAIYYKKRNKWYTATGPYNKMAVTVEPIPKSGRGYGRNLLLVKEDRVMALYTETGGRYYENLLYNSFANLDVFRGKSTYWETEVTSTYLKSLYGITAPFVDTRFNEQIALFLYNGGKAFGHTDYNVGLKNYANLLVSQKGKGNIVKVDKESYYISDYFPSVQKVKTHTSMNHALGGMNVLLMAYQELKNPAYLATATSIQTAIEKEKNKWIRPDGDIWYKVSPEHKFSGRDYVHLTLEDLIKSYELWSAIDDKKLPVFEEMIRSKAGYLDKNRLGYTTKIKKGLERIGMSDILPAGKEHTDAL; encoded by the coding sequence ATGTTACACAAGAGAAAAATCAAAGGTCCAATAAAAGTTGGACTGATTGTCGCAGTTCTTTCAATGTTCGGCTTTGGCATATTGAATGCCAGCGCGAATCCAATTAGTCCAAGTTTTACGGATGTACATAATGATTTCTGGGCTAAAGATGAAGTAACCCAACTTGTCGATTTGAAAATTATTAACGGTTATCCGGACAAGCAATTCAGACCGAGTTTAGAGGTATCACGGGCACAGGCGGCTAACCTGATAACGAATGCACTTAAGTTACCATTTGCATCTTACAAGCCGATATTTAAAGATGTCAGTGCCAAGTCTTCCCATTTGAAAGGTGCAATGGCTACATATGAAGCCGGCATTTTCTTGGGGAAAGAAGACGGGACCTTTGGCGTCGGCGACTCTTTGACACGTGAGCAGATGGCGACTGTCATCGTTAGGGCTTTCAAGTTGCAGGATACGGGAGAAGAAATCACATTCAAGGACGATTACAAAATTAGTGAATCTCATAAACTGGGCGTTAAAGTACTTGCGCAGCACGGTATCACAACTGGTAAGGAAGACGGTACATTCGATCCGAAAACAGCCGTCAACCGCGCGACATATGTCGTATTCCTACATAGAGCGATGCTGCAAAACGGGTTAATCGAGAAATTGCCTGCAACAGTATTTACAGCACCAGATACGTTCGGTGCATTTGAATCAGTCAGACAAGAGCAGCAATTTGTCGAAGTTCCACTTTCGACTTCGACCAAAACATATTTACGTTCGAATCATATCATGCAATTTGCGGGAGAAAAAACCGTCAAATATGCGCATGCAACTGATATCGTTTTCACATACCGCATAAGCGGTTTTCCATCGGTGACAGTTAAATTGACGAAAAGGGAACTGCCTAACGGAGATTACTTTTTATTCAACGAACTGAGAAATCCACAGAACAAACCGATTACTGTTGATGTCATCCAAACAGAAGAGGGATTATCAAAAGCGGTGCTTCATGAATATAGCCGATTCCCAATCAAAAAAGTTTTTGATGAAACGTTTGGTCATGATTTGATGACGTATCCAACAGGCATTTTTGAAAAAATACAAACAGACGGTGGAGTATCTCAACGAATGATTGGTAAATCATACCGGTCAACTGAACTAAACCAAAAGTACCCTACCGGCGCGGAAAGTCATACAAGGGAATTACATCAGGAGTCTGAAGCGTTTAGTGGTGTTAAGCTTGGAGAAACGCAACTTTCCGTTTACCGACTACAGTCGAAAGGCTTCGATATAGTCGATCAATGGCTCATGTCTTCCGGAGAACGATTGTTTGAGGATCGGAAGCAAATGGACTCTTGGATGCTTGAGTCAGCGATTTATTATAAAAAACGAAACAAATGGTACACGGCCACTGGTCCTTACAATAAGATGGCGGTAACGGTTGAACCAATACCGAAGTCAGGCAGAGGGTATGGACGAAATCTTCTTCTAGTGAAAGAGGACCGGGTTATGGCACTTTATACCGAAACTGGCGGACGGTATTATGAAAACCTTCTATATAATTCATTTGCCAATTTGGATGTATTCAGAGGGAAATCGACGTATTGGGAAACAGAAGTAACAAGCACGTACCTTAAAAGTTTGTACGGTATAACGGCTCCGTTCGTCGATACCAGATTCAACGAACAAATCGCATTGTTCTTGTATAATGGTGGCAAAGCGTTTGGGCATACGGATTACAATGTCGGTCTGAAAAACTATGCCAATCTGCTTGTATCGCAAAAGGGAAAAGGGAATATCGTCAAAGTGGACAAAGAGTCCTACTATATTTCAGACTATTTCCCTTCGGTGCAAAAAGTGAAGACACATACGTCCATGAACCACGCACTTGGCGGGATGAACGTCCTTCTAATGGCATATCAAGAATTAAAAAATCCTGCATACTTAGCTACTGCTACGAGTATTCAGACAGCGATTGAAAAGGAAAAAAACAAGTGGATCCGTCCTGACGGCGATATTTGGTATAAAGTTTCTCCGGAACATAAATTTTCGGGTCGCGATTATGTACATTTAACATTGGAAGATCTAATTAAATCCTATGAACTGTGGTCGGCAATCGATGATAAGAAGTTGCCAGTCTTTGAAGAAATGATTCGTTCCAAAGCGGGTTATTTGGACAAGAACAGATTAGGTTATACGACGAAGATTAAAAAAGGCCTTGAGCGTATTGGCATGTCGGATATTCTTCCGGCAGGCAAAGAACATACGGATGCTCTTTGA
- a CDS encoding exosporium glycoprotein BclB-related protein → MNFYNYQRNCFNGRKFIIPCSSHNFRKIVCTGPPGPPGPPGATGATGATGATGATGATGATGAQGIQGLPGTTGATGAQGIQGLPGTTGATGATGAQGLPGTNGADGATGATGAQGIQGLPGTNGVDGATGATGATGATGAQGIQGLPGTNGVDGATGATGAQGIQGLPGTNGVDGATGATGAQGIQGLPGTNGADGATGATGAQGIQGLPGTNGADGATGATGAQGIQGLPGTNGADGATGATGAQGIQGLPGTDGATGATGAQGIQGLQGTTGAPGLPGTNGADGATGPQGIQGLPGTDGATGATGPQGIQGLPGTNGVDGAPGLPGTDGATGATGPQGIQGLPGTNGVDGAPGLPGTNGADGATGPQGIQGLPGTNGVDGAPGLPGTNGADGATGPQGIQGLPGTNGVDGAPGLPGTDGATGATGLPGTNGADGATGPQGIQGLPGTNGVDGAPGLPGTNGADGATGPQGIQGLPGTNGVDGATGAQGIQGLPGTNGADGATGAQGIQGLPGTNGADGPQGIQGLPGASTVIPFASGTSVVTLNTLALGLVGTPALVGFGSSIPGVSILGSSFTLPALSNFSFMVPRTGTLTSISAYFNSTVGLSLIGSTVTVHAEVYRASGNSNEFFATGVTVPLTFTGTINIGTIETNTASGFSLGINAGDRLLMVFSATATGLSLVNTITGAASAGLTIN, encoded by the coding sequence ATGAATTTTTATAACTATCAAAGAAATTGTTTTAATGGTCGAAAATTTATTATTCCTTGTTCTAGTCACAATTTCCGTAAAATAGTATGCACAGGACCTCCTGGACCTCCGGGACCTCCAGGTGCTACTGGTGCTACCGGTGCTACTGGTGCTACTGGTGCTACTGGTGCTACTGGTGCTACTGGTGCTCAAGGTATTCAAGGATTACCGGGAACTACCGGTGCTACTGGTGCTCAAGGTATTCAAGGATTACCGGGTACTACCGGTGCTACTGGTGCTACCGGCGCTCAAGGGTTGCCAGGTACTAATGGCGCGGACGGTGCTACTGGCGCTACCGGCGCTCAAGGTATTCAAGGGTTACCAGGTACTAACGGCGTAGACGGTGCTACTGGCGCTACTGGTGCTACTGGTGCTACTGGCGCTCAAGGTATTCAAGGGTTGCCAGGTACTAATGGCGTGGACGGCGCTACTGGTGCTACCGGCGCTCAAGGTATTCAAGGGTTGCCAGGTACTAATGGCGTGGACGGCGCTACTGGTGCTACTGGCGCTCAAGGTATTCAAGGATTGCCAGGTACTAATGGCGCGGACGGCGCTACTGGTGCTACCGGCGCTCAAGGTATTCAAGGGTTGCCAGGTACTAATGGCGCGGACGGCGCTACTGGTGCTACCGGCGCTCAAGGTATTCAAGGGTTGCCAGGTACTAATGGCGCGGACGGGGCTACTGGCGCTACCGGCGCTCAAGGTATTCAAGGGCTACCAGGTACTGACGGTGCTACTGGCGCAACTGGTGCTCAAGGTATTCAAGGATTACAGGGAACTACTGGCGCTCCAGGATTACCGGGAACTAACGGAGCTGACGGGGCTACTGGCCCTCAAGGTATTCAAGGGTTACCAGGTACTGACGGTGCTACTGGCGCAACAGGACCTCAAGGTATTCAAGGGTTACCAGGTACTAATGGTGTAGACGGCGCTCCAGGATTACCGGGAACTGACGGGGCTACTGGCGCTACAGGACCTCAAGGTATTCAAGGATTACCAGGTACTAACGGCGTGGATGGCGCTCCAGGATTACCGGGAACTAACGGAGCTGACGGGGCTACTGGCCCTCAAGGTATTCAAGGATTACCAGGTACTAACGGCGTGGATGGCGCTCCAGGATTACCGGGAACTAACGGAGCTGACGGGGCTACTGGCCCTCAAGGTATTCAAGGGTTACCAGGTACTAATGGTGTAGACGGAGCTCCAGGATTACCGGGAACTGACGGGGCTACTGGCGCTACAGGATTACCGGGAACTAACGGAGCTGACGGGGCTACTGGCCCTCAAGGTATCCAAGGATTACCAGGTACTAACGGCGTGGATGGCGCTCCAGGATTACCGGGAACTAACGGAGCTGACGGGGCTACTGGCCCTCAAGGTATTCAAGGGTTGCCAGGTACTAATGGCGTGGACGGTGCTACCGGCGCTCAAGGTATTCAAGGGTTACCAGGTACTAACGGAGCTGACGGTGCTACCGGCGCTCAAGGTATTCAAGGATTGCCAGGTACTAATGGCGCGGACGGCCCTCAAGGTATTCAAGGGTTACCAGGTGCTAGTACAGTAATACCATTTGCATCAGGAACTTCGGTTGTAACTTTGAATACACTAGCATTAGGATTAGTTGGTACTCCGGCTCTTGTAGGATTCGGAAGTTCTATTCCAGGCGTTTCTATTCTCGGCAGTTCATTCACACTTCCAGCTCTAAGTAACTTTAGCTTTATGGTTCCTCGTACAGGGACCCTTACAAGTATTTCAGCATACTTTAATAGCACAGTAGGACTAAGTCTCATAGGTTCTACGGTGACTGTCCATGCAGAGGTATATCGTGCATCCGGCAATAGCAATGAATTTTTCGCAACAGGCGTTACTGTACCTCTAACATTTACTGGAACAATCAATATCGGTACCATAGAGACTAACACCGCTAGCGGCTTC